CTTTCATCCAGGTGAGATTTCCTTCAATTCCGAGAAATTGGGAAATTCTATAATCGAAGACAAACTCAGTTCCAAGAATGGTTGCGTCTGCAAGATTGACTCTCATTCTTCTTCTTTGCGGGTCTTCTGCGGCGGTCAGTCTTATCTGAGTCACAAGGTCTTTATATGAGTTGTAGAAGCCTGATAACTTCAGTGTGATTGACTCTCTTCTGAAAAGTACTCCGAAATCAGTAAGTGTTCCTTTTTCCGGTTTAAGGTCGGGGTTTGCCTTAAATCTGTTCAGGGCACCTGAAAATGACTCCCGAAGTGACGGGAAACGATTCCTGATTGTCACTCCCGCAAAAATTTCCCATTCGTGAGAAAAGCTGTATGAACCGGAGAAGAAGAATCCGGGAGCATTTGCAGAAGTGTTGCCATACTGAGTAAAAGCACCGGTCTTGTTGATCATACTCACATCCAAGAGACCGCCTGCCAAGAGTGAAAAATTCTCCTCCCTGAAGGCATATTCAATTCCTGTGCTTAAGAAACTCTGGGAGTAATCGTATTCAGAAGTCTGAACGCCTGAAGAATTGGTTATTTTTTCATTATGACCGGTTGCTGAAAAATTCAAAACACCCGTAAATGAGTGATTCTCATTAACCCTGAAAGTGGATGACATTCTTCCTCCGAGAGTCAGGTCTTTGTCCTTTTGGGTTTCATTCACTTTGTTATAATTCAAATCAGAGAAGGTCTCAATGGTCTGTCCAAAATTATCGAGCCATAAAACAGCCGTCAGGTCCCACTTTCCGGAAATTTTAAACCTGGAGTTGGAGGAAACGGTCAGTCTCTGCCAGTCAGGGTATTGCCACAATCTTGCATCAGCAGTAGCAATATGAGTTTCAGGTGCAACACCTTTGGAGCCGGAGACAAAGTTGACAGACAACCCTGTCTTGATTTGCTCATTAAAGTGTAACTCACCTCTCGTATAGAATGAGAACCTCTTCCGCTGGGTATTGGTTATGAATTTAGCATCTCTGTCCTGATTGCGAATATCCGCGGGCGAACCGGAAGGCATAATACTCCCTTTCGAGTCGAGATATGATGCCGAAGCCAGAAAATTAAAATTCCTGTACCTCAAATCATAAGATGCCGATCCCGACCAGGTCTCGGAATTTGAACCACTCAAAGAAAAAGTACCGGTACTGCCGTCAGAACTTCTTTCATAGGTATTTACATTTACGGCACCACCCATTACATTCGCACCATAAAGTACTGACCCGGCATTCTGGCTGACTGTTATCTCCCCGATTACATCAAGAGGAAGAAATGTAAGATCAAACCTGTTGTCCCAAGGGACATTATACGGTACCCCGTCAAAAAAGAGTCCAAGTTGTCTCTCACCTGCGCCCCGCAGGAAGAGGATCGACTCCCCGCGGGAGTTTGTTCTGATCCTTCCCGAGGGGATGTTTTTTTGCAATTGAGAGAGATCAAGGGCATCAGCATTCCGCAACTGTCTGAAGTCTATTTTTGTATTTTGAGGTAGTGGGACTTCCTCAATCTTGAAACCTGTTATTTCTATTTCGCCAAGATTATAGGTTTTTACAATGGTATCCTGCGGCGATTGGGCATAAATCGCCAGTACCGGCATTAAGATTATTAATGCGGTCAATTTTTTCATAAAATCTCCGGTTGTTTACTTAATTGTTAAACGGTAGTTTCAGGAAAAATGTCTTGGCGGGTGCTCGGGAAGGTTTTTGATACCCGCCAAAATTGCGGGTACGGTTGAAGTATGGAAACAAATGTCGGATTCAGTAACGCATTTCACCTCAATTATCGAACCCGTACTGATAAATATGTTCGACAATAATTTAAAAGCAGCAAAATTGAAGGGTTTGTTGGATTTATTGTGCCGTGCAAATGCAGCGATCAATTCCTCTTCCTGCTTGTCGTTCACGCAATAATATTTGATTGAATCTCCCTGTTTCTCACTTCTCACCACATCAAACATCATCCCGTTGTACCGGAATTCCTTTTCATGAATGAACTCCACTCCGGCCTTCTCACAGGAAAATTTGTCAGCCGGAAATGTAAACGAGTAGAGTTTTGAAGTATCCACCTGAGAAAAAATGAGATTTTTCATCTCCTTTTTTATCTTTTTTTGCATGAATACAAACAGAACGGGAGCTCCGAAAAGGTTCAGACATATTATGGTGAGTAACAGTATGGCAAGAGACTTTCTCTTGCTTCTGTATTTATTCATCAAAAAAGTGTCGGATCCTCTTCATCACCGGGGATGTAATGACATTTTCTGCAACGGGCTTCATAGCTGTCGGAAGCACCTATCAAGACCCGGTCACCCGAAGCGGTTTTCCGCTGAGTCCTCGAGGCAGGACTTCCGCAAACGACACAAATCGCCAGAGGTTTTGTAACAAATTCAGCTATAGCCATCAGTTCAGGCATCGGGTCAAATGGAATGCCTTTATAGTCCTGATCCAACCCGGCAACAACCACACGCTTGCCACTGTTTGCCAGATCGGTACAAACTTTCACCAGATCTCCACTGAAAAACTGAGCTTCATCAATTCCGACAACCTGAGCATCCTCCACCAGATTATATACTTCGTTTATATCGTTAATGTTGATTGAGGGGAGAGACAGCTCACTGTGGGAAACAATTGATTCCTCCGAATATCTGTTGTCGATCACCGGCTTAAAAACCAATACCCGCTGTTTCGCGATTTTTGCTCTCCGCAATCTTTTTATCAGTTCTTCGGTCTTTCCGCTAAACATACAACCTGCAACCACTTCTATCCATCCGGATTCTCTTGGTTGCATGTGGGGGAATTCATTCATCATAAGCTATATAACTGTTTCTTTCCGGGTGATTGAATTTCGGAACTTCAGAACCTCAGAACTTCAGTGCTTCGGAACCTCTGTAGTTCCGTTGTTCTGAGGTTCCAGAGCTCTGAAGTTCCGGAGTTCTTTAGATTAGGTGCTCCCCGCCGAACGAGTATGGTAAAATCTCATCCATCGAAAGGATTTTTATTTCATCCTTCGAATTTATCAAAACTATTTCGAAATCTTTGGGGCAAAATTCCGCGAGGAATTGCCGGCATGCTCCGCAGGGAGTACAGAAGTCATCCATGTCACCAACCACGGCGATGGCTTTGAAATTCTTTTTCCCTTCAGTAACAGCCTTTACGAGGGCGGTTCGTTCCGCACAGATGCTCAATCCATAGGAAGCATTTTCAACATTGGCGCCAAGCACCACTTCACCCTCTTTTGTAAGAAGAGCTGCTCCCACCCTGAATTTTGAATAGGGTGAATAACTGCTGTTCTGTGCATCACGGGCTTTTAGGGCAAGTTCTTTGTGATTCATTTATTGCCAGATAAAATATGGAGGAATCATTAAAATACATGCCAAAATTATGAAAATTATTTCAAGTGGCAACACCCAAACTGCCCATTTTTCGTAAGGAATTTTTGCAAGGGTCAAAATACCCATTGTAACCGCGGAAGTAGGTATGATCATATTTGCAAATCCCTCCCCAAACTGGAAT
This genomic window from Ignavibacteria bacterium contains:
- the cdd gene encoding cytidine deaminase, which encodes MNHKELALKARDAQNSSYSPYSKFRVGAALLTKEGEVVLGANVENASYGLSICAERTALVKAVTEGKKNFKAIAVVGDMDDFCTPCGACRQFLAEFCPKDFEIVLINSKDEIKILSMDEILPYSFGGEHLI
- a CDS encoding thymidine kinase; translation: MMNEFPHMQPRESGWIEVVAGCMFSGKTEELIKRLRRAKIAKQRVLVFKPVIDNRYSEESIVSHSELSLPSININDINEVYNLVEDAQVVGIDEAQFFSGDLVKVCTDLANSGKRVVVAGLDQDYKGIPFDPMPELMAIAEFVTKPLAICVVCGSPASRTQRKTASGDRVLIGASDSYEARCRKCHYIPGDEEDPTLF
- a CDS encoding TonB-dependent receptor, translated to MKKLTALIILMPVLAIYAQSPQDTIVKTYNLGEIEITGFKIEEVPLPQNTKIDFRQLRNADALDLSQLQKNIPSGRIRTNSRGESILFLRGAGERQLGLFFDGVPYNVPWDNRFDLTFLPLDVIGEITVSQNAGSVLYGANVMGGAVNVNTYERSSDGSTGTFSLSGSNSETWSGSASYDLRYRNFNFLASASYLDSKGSIMPSGSPADIRNQDRDAKFITNTQRKRFSFYTRGELHFNEQIKTGLSVNFVSGSKGVAPETHIATADARLWQYPDWQRLTVSSNSRFKISGKWDLTAVLWLDNFGQTIETFSDLNYNKVNETQKDKDLTLGGRMSSTFRVNENHSFTGVLNFSATGHNEKITNSSGVQTSEYDYSQSFLSTGIEYAFREENFSLLAGGLLDVSMINKTGAFTQYGNTSANAPGFFFSGSYSFSHEWEIFAGVTIRNRFPSLRESFSGALNRFKANPDLKPEKGTLTDFGVLFRRESITLKLSGFYNSYKDLVTQIRLTAAEDPQRRRMRVNLADATILGTEFVFDYRISQFLGIEGNLTWMKATGKADGVNEDKIDNKPELLGGININVKPFHRGGITLESEFTGKQVETNPAKPAEKLEIAGSAVFNIRLSYALVTAGYSADIFFRVNNLFDHYRVYQLGLIEPGRNITGGISLRL